A region from the SAR86 cluster bacterium genome encodes:
- the rpsB gene encoding 30S ribosomal protein S2 gives MSIVSVKDLLHAGVHFGHQQRFWNPKMSQYIFDTRKKISIINLDLTQECLSAAASKVEDICSKGNKVLFVGTKRSASKIIKEEASSLGLPYVDKRWLGGTLTNWKTIRGSIRRLQDIEEMISSGRIEKLIKKEAVEIQKEYTKLQASVGGIKDMKGLPDALFVVDVKYEKIAVLEAKKMGIPVIALVDTNSDPDGIDTIIPGNDDAIRSVKIITKIISDACSRGLESYKGFAPKDSDSPQIKTVKKEKEAEKNTVETDAKLETIGISNADKKEDEDLSDVNGSYNDDDTEKKDGN, from the coding sequence TTGAGTATAGTTTCAGTCAAAGACCTGCTGCATGCAGGAGTTCATTTTGGTCATCAACAACGTTTTTGGAATCCAAAGATGTCGCAATATATTTTTGATACTAGAAAAAAAATTAGCATCATCAATTTAGATTTAACTCAGGAATGTTTGAGCGCAGCCGCATCAAAAGTTGAAGATATTTGTTCTAAAGGTAATAAAGTTTTATTTGTTGGAACAAAAAGATCTGCAAGTAAGATAATTAAAGAGGAAGCTTCTAGCCTTGGGCTTCCATATGTTGATAAACGTTGGCTCGGAGGCACTCTTACAAACTGGAAGACTATCAGAGGATCAATTAGAAGGCTTCAAGACATAGAAGAAATGATTTCTTCTGGTAGGATAGAAAAACTTATAAAAAAAGAGGCTGTTGAGATCCAAAAAGAATACACAAAACTTCAAGCTAGTGTTGGTGGGATTAAAGATATGAAAGGTTTGCCTGATGCTTTATTTGTGGTGGATGTAAAATATGAAAAAATTGCCGTTCTAGAAGCAAAAAAAATGGGCATACCTGTAATAGCATTAGTTGACACAAATTCTGATCCAGATGGTATAGATACTATTATACCTGGTAATGATGATGCTATAAGATCAGTAAAAATAATTACAAAAATTATTTCAGACGCATGTTCAAGAGGACTAGAATCATATAAAGGTTTTGCTCCAAAAGATTCTGATAGCCCTCAAATTAAGACGGTAAAAAAAGAAAAAGAAGCAGAAAAAAATACAGTTGAAACTGATGCAAAACTTGAGACTATTGGAATTAGTAATGCTGATAAAAAAGAAGATGAAGATCTATCAGACGTAAACGGTTCCTATAATGACGATGATACAGAAAAAAAAGATGGAAATTAA
- the tsf gene encoding translation elongation factor Ts produces MIQKKKMEIKASQVKELREKSGVAMMDCKKALLESDGDIEKALDLLRSNSALKAEKKATRTAADGIITTHLDHDYASLIEINSETDFAAKDSKFLAFVDEVNLLISKQKYNDIGAINNSGIEYKRNELVQSIGENIQLRRIITVEFSAKENCGIYLHSDSKLASVVVLSGGDKDLAKSIAMHVAAFNPLCLSEDDIDKDLLKREKNIFETQAKESGKPREIMEKIVEGKIKRFLSEVSLLSQDFVKDPEISVGKLLEKNNATATKFFRLKVGEGVEIESKTFAEEVAEQLK; encoded by the coding sequence ATGATACAGAAAAAAAAGATGGAAATTAAAGCATCACAAGTTAAAGAGCTTAGAGAAAAATCTGGTGTTGCAATGATGGATTGCAAAAAAGCACTTCTTGAATCTGATGGTGACATTGAAAAAGCTTTAGATTTACTTAGATCAAATAGTGCATTAAAGGCTGAAAAAAAAGCAACAAGAACGGCTGCAGATGGAATAATAACGACCCATCTCGATCATGATTATGCATCCTTAATTGAAATTAATTCTGAAACTGATTTTGCAGCTAAAGACTCTAAATTTTTAGCTTTTGTAGATGAAGTTAACTTACTAATTTCTAAACAAAAATATAATGATATCGGTGCTATTAACAATTCTGGAATAGAGTATAAAAGAAATGAATTAGTTCAATCTATTGGAGAGAATATCCAGCTTAGACGAATAATTACTGTAGAATTTTCAGCTAAAGAAAACTGCGGTATATATTTGCATTCTGACTCAAAGCTAGCATCTGTTGTTGTTTTATCCGGTGGGGATAAAGACTTGGCTAAATCAATAGCAATGCATGTTGCAGCTTTTAATCCTTTATGTCTATCTGAAGATGATATTGATAAAGACTTACTTAAAAGAGAAAAAAATATTTTTGAAACACAAGCAAAAGAGTCTGGTAAGCCTAGAGAAATAATGGAAAAAATAGTTGAAGGAAAAATTAAGAGATTCCTTTCAGAAGTATCCTTACTTTCTCAAGATTTTGTTAAGGATCCAGAAATAAGTGTAGGAAAATTATTAGAAAAAAATAATGCAACTGCCACAAAATTTTTTAGGTTAAAAGTTGGTGAGGGTGTTGAAATTGAATCTAAAACATTTGCTGAAGAGGTTGCAGAGCAATTAAAGTAA
- the pyrH gene encoding UMP kinase produces the protein MVSTEYKRILVKFSGESVAGDDDHGIDPKILDNMASSIRDCKNLDVEIGIVIGGGNLFRGEKLNKAGMDRVAGDHMGMLATVMNGIALRDSLERAGLKTRVMSAIPMEGLVEHYDRRLAIQLLNDGYVVIFTAGTGNPFFTTDTAGCLRAIETQSDLMLKATRVDGVFDSDPEINKDAIFFKNLSFDEAIVKNLKVMDSTALTLARDHKLPIKVFNTNEPDSLRKIICGEDIGTLIS, from the coding sequence ATGGTCTCTACTGAATATAAAAGAATACTTGTAAAATTTAGTGGAGAATCTGTTGCTGGTGATGATGATCATGGCATTGATCCAAAAATTTTGGATAATATGGCTTCCTCTATAAGAGATTGTAAAAATCTTGATGTTGAGATTGGTATCGTTATTGGAGGTGGTAATCTTTTCAGAGGCGAAAAGCTTAACAAAGCCGGTATGGATAGAGTTGCTGGTGATCATATGGGAATGTTAGCTACTGTGATGAACGGAATTGCATTAAGAGACTCTTTAGAAAGAGCAGGGCTCAAAACTAGAGTTATGTCTGCTATACCAATGGAAGGTCTAGTAGAACATTATGACAGAAGGCTAGCTATACAATTATTAAATGACGGATATGTTGTTATTTTTACTGCAGGAACTGGAAATCCTTTTTTTACAACTGACACTGCAGGCTGCTTAAGAGCAATTGAAACTCAATCTGATTTAATGTTAAAAGCAACTCGAGTTGATGGTGTATTTGATTCCGATCCTGAGATAAATAAAGATGCTATATTCTTTAAAAATCTTAGCTTTGATGAGGCTATTGTTAAAAATTTAAAAGTTATGGATTCAACAGCTTTAACTTTAGCAAGAGATCACAAGCTTCCAATAAAAGTTTTTAATACTAATGAACCAGACTCACTAAGAAAAATAATATGTGGAGAAGATATTGGTACATTAATATCATGA
- the frr gene encoding ribosome recycling factor — protein MNEIINTTSERMQKSISSLKFAFNKIRTGRASPSLLDDIKIDYYGNPTPLNQTSNISVEDNRSLVISPWDKTLIPVIEKAIIISDLGLNPSTASDLIRISLPALTEETRQTYIKQARSEAENTRVSIRNIRRDANNLLKDKNSNGEISEDELRRGEDLIQKETDLYISQVDFELKNKEADLLEI, from the coding sequence ATGAATGAAATAATAAATACAACATCTGAAAGAATGCAAAAGTCGATAAGCTCTCTTAAATTTGCTTTCAATAAAATTAGAACAGGTAGAGCTAGCCCATCTCTGCTAGATGATATTAAAATTGATTATTATGGTAACCCAACACCATTAAATCAAACATCTAATATTAGCGTTGAGGATAATAGATCTTTAGTAATTTCACCATGGGACAAAACACTAATTCCAGTAATAGAAAAAGCTATTATTATTTCTGATCTAGGCTTAAATCCAAGTACAGCATCTGACTTAATTAGAATATCTTTGCCTGCCCTTACCGAAGAGACCAGACAAACTTATATCAAACAAGCAAGATCAGAAGCTGAAAACACAAGAGTGTCAATAAGAAATATTCGTCGCGACGCAAATAATCTCTTAAAAGATAAAAATTCAAATGGCGAAATTTCTGAAGATGAATTAAGAAGGGGCGAGGACTTAATTCAAAAAGAAACAGACCTATATATATCTCAAGTAGATTTTGAACTTAAAAATAAAGAAGCTGATTTGCTTGAAATATAA
- the uppS gene encoding polyprenyl diphosphate synthase: MAVNAKKNPLNTRRINVAIIMDGNGRWALKNGFNISKGHKKGVEVVRKIVEESIKQNVASLTLYAFSSENWSRPKKEINAIKSLVISAIDGQTPELIEQKVRLNFFGHLEDFGEKIINKIKSAEAETSFKKAKLDLNVALGYGGQQDILDIVKDISAKVLLKEIKLKDINNDTISSASSVPVNNIDLLIRTGGDKRISNFLLLQIAYAEMAFIEKYWPDFTAEDFRECLDNFKKVSRRFGKRI, from the coding sequence ATGGCTGTCAACGCAAAAAAAAATCCATTAAATACTAGAAGAATTAATGTTGCCATTATTATGGATGGTAATGGAAGATGGGCACTTAAAAATGGTTTTAATATTAGCAAAGGTCATAAAAAAGGTGTTGAAGTAGTAAGAAAAATTGTTGAAGAATCTATTAAACAAAATGTTGCATCTTTAACACTATATGCATTTAGTTCAGAAAATTGGTCAAGACCAAAAAAAGAGATAAATGCTATTAAAAGTTTAGTTATCAGTGCGATAGATGGGCAGACACCGGAATTAATTGAACAAAAAGTAAGATTAAATTTTTTTGGTCATTTGGAAGATTTTGGTGAAAAAATTATAAATAAAATCAAAAGCGCTGAAGCAGAAACTTCGTTCAAAAAGGCTAAATTAGATTTAAATGTTGCTTTGGGTTATGGAGGCCAACAAGATATTTTAGATATCGTTAAAGATATATCAGCCAAAGTTTTACTTAAAGAAATTAAATTAAAGGATATTAATAATGATACTATTTCAAGTGCATCTTCGGTGCCAGTCAACAATATAGATTTATTAATCAGAACGGGTGGAGACAAGAGAATTAGTAATTTTCTTTTGTTGCAAATAGCTTATGCTGAAATGGCTTTTATAGAAAAATATTGGCCTGATTTTACAGCTGAAGACTTTAGAGAATGTTTAGATAATTTTAAAAAAGTGAGCAGACGGTTTGGAAAAAGAATATAA
- a CDS encoding phosphatidate cytidylyltransferase has translation MEKEYKNNLILRLFTSVVMIFFVLLITLSANLLIFGLSITLICGFSIYEWKKNNFGKHFLGLFIISNFGFWSIFFVSYSGITSPIADAKNDYFFYYIYLLIIMNTSIFDTAAFLIGSNYGKTFITKKISPKKTLEGLIGGLFGNLIIGVTLFMIFNTNLWVIFICVIGGLFAFLGDLLISYLKRQNGIKDAGDVLPGHGGILDRLDSHLLSTPITIMLILVLTNISTV, from the coding sequence TTGGAAAAAGAATATAAAAACAATTTAATTTTGAGACTATTTACATCTGTTGTAATGATCTTTTTTGTATTGTTGATAACTTTGTCTGCAAATTTGTTGATATTTGGTTTATCAATTACTTTAATTTGTGGATTTTCAATATATGAGTGGAAAAAAAATAATTTTGGTAAGCATTTTCTTGGGTTATTTATAATTAGCAATTTTGGTTTTTGGTCAATTTTTTTTGTTTCTTATTCTGGTATTACATCTCCAATTGCGGATGCTAAAAATGACTATTTTTTTTATTATATTTACTTGCTAATTATTATGAATACTTCAATTTTTGATACAGCAGCCTTTCTCATTGGATCAAATTATGGAAAAACTTTTATAACAAAAAAAATAAGTCCAAAAAAAACATTAGAAGGTTTGATTGGCGGGCTATTTGGAAACTTGATAATAGGCGTAACTTTATTCATGATATTTAATACTAATTTATGGGTAATCTTTATTTGTGTTATTGGCGGACTATTTGCATTTTTAGGCGACCTCTTAATTAGTTATTTGAAGAGACAAAATGGAATAAAAGATGCTGGAGATGTTCTACCTGGTCATGGCGGCATTCTTGATAGGCTTGATTCACATCTACTATCTACACCAATAACTATTATGTTGATTTTAGTATTAACAAATATTTCGACCGTATAA
- the dxr gene encoding 1-deoxy-D-xylulose-5-phosphate reductoisomerase yields MKNILLLGATGSIGTSVLSVIKQNKEKLNLYGIAQESNIDKALAISKDFSPKYIYFNEKHNLPDCEFLDKKTKLLFEKEELETLINDPNIDYIVSAISGFAGLESTLMAAKTGKKILLANKESIVVAGELIIPIAEHYQSKIIPIDSEHNAIFQCLDDDKNIDDVSKIIITASGGPFVYKDLKDLVNVTKSEALKHPNWNMGSKISIDSATLVNKCLELIEARYLFNLNEKYFQLVIHPESIIHSIVTYKDGSSISQMSNPDMKVPIANAFSDNKRLHINFEEINFSDLNLSFKNFPEDRKFLEDMAREICNLGGLSGTTFNASNEIAVESFLKDQIKFYQIYDVICRTFESVSMSNDISIESIYEMDKLTRIEAKKVVKSIS; encoded by the coding sequence ATGAAAAATATTCTTTTGCTAGGTGCAACAGGAAGTATAGGAACCAGCGTTTTAAGCGTCATTAAACAGAATAAAGAAAAATTAAATCTTTATGGAATTGCCCAAGAATCAAATATAGACAAAGCGCTTGCGATTTCAAAAGACTTCTCACCAAAGTATATATACTTCAATGAGAAACATAATTTACCTGATTGTGAATTCTTAGATAAGAAAACAAAATTACTATTTGAAAAAGAGGAACTTGAGACATTAATTAATGACCCAAACATTGATTATATAGTTTCAGCTATTTCTGGTTTTGCTGGTCTTGAAAGCACACTCATGGCAGCTAAAACCGGCAAAAAGATATTGCTTGCCAACAAAGAAAGTATTGTAGTTGCTGGTGAATTAATTATTCCAATAGCTGAACATTATCAATCAAAAATTATTCCAATTGATAGCGAACACAATGCTATCTTTCAATGTTTAGATGATGATAAAAATATTGATGATGTTTCGAAAATAATCATAACAGCATCTGGAGGACCATTTGTTTATAAAGATCTAAAAGATCTTGTAAATGTTACTAAGAGTGAGGCTTTAAAACACCCTAATTGGAATATGGGGTCTAAAATTTCTATTGATTCAGCAACACTCGTAAATAAATGCTTAGAGCTTATTGAGGCAAGATATTTATTTAATTTAAATGAAAAATATTTTCAATTAGTAATTCATCCCGAAAGCATAATCCATTCGATTGTTACTTACAAAGACGGTTCGAGTATTTCACAAATGAGCAATCCAGATATGAAAGTTCCAATTGCAAATGCCTTTTCTGATAATAAAAGACTTCACATTAATTTTGAGGAGATAAATTTTTCTGATCTCAATCTATCATTCAAGAATTTTCCTGAAGACAGAAAATTTCTAGAAGATATGGCAAGAGAAATATGTAACTTAGGAGGATTATCTGGAACAACATTTAATGCATCAAATGAGATTGCAGTTGAAAGTTTTCTTAAGGATCAAATAAAGTTTTATCAAATTTATGATGTTATATGTAGAACTTTTGAAAGTGTTTCCATGTCAAATGATATAAGTATTGAAAGCATATATGAAATGGATAAACTAACACGCATCGAAGCAAAGAAGGTGGTAAAATCAATTTCTTAA
- the rseP gene encoding RIP metalloprotease RseP: MTAVIYILSFLVLLGVLVTIHEFGHFIVARMCNVYVQSFSIGMGPVIYKKLDKQGTEFRISAFLLGGYVSMITNKLIEVEPEIKEKLTEEQIKNTFDSKPKWQRACIMFAGPLANFILSIFIFSLIFLGTPDPQTVAVIKDSSSQIQFQENSGQYISQGDEIISVNSKKISDPKDLNLELLTYAGFTGFINLSLKRNDIQNPVEVNIYVEDFLPSAIEQANPLDNLGLEVEYRSKPIIGNIIKDGPADIAGLMKDDEILFIDDNEISYAEDIRSSISKIPDSFVSITLLRENQKMVIPLQTGLVEANDGTKIGILGISFGTQRTLISAISKGIYETYNLSIKTLQFIGKMLTGNMGAENLSGPIGIAQMAGNTAQAGFIPFMYLMALLSISLGVLNLLPIPVLDGGQLTMLGIEAIRGKPLPEKAESIIYTTGGFLVVLLMIFAIFNDVARFL; this comes from the coding sequence ATGACAGCAGTAATATACATATTATCCTTTTTAGTCCTTCTGGGTGTTTTAGTGACTATTCATGAGTTTGGCCACTTCATAGTTGCAAGAATGTGTAATGTCTATGTTCAAAGCTTTTCTATTGGGATGGGGCCTGTAATTTATAAAAAATTAGATAAGCAGGGAACCGAATTTAGAATTTCAGCATTCCTACTAGGTGGATATGTCTCAATGATTACTAACAAATTAATTGAAGTAGAGCCTGAAATCAAAGAAAAACTTACTGAAGAGCAAATTAAAAACACTTTTGATTCTAAGCCTAAATGGCAAAGAGCATGCATAATGTTTGCAGGCCCTTTAGCTAACTTTATTCTTTCTATTTTTATTTTTTCTTTAATATTTCTTGGTACGCCTGATCCTCAAACTGTTGCAGTTATAAAAGATTCAAGTTCTCAAATTCAATTCCAAGAAAACAGTGGTCAATACATATCTCAGGGAGACGAAATAATTTCAGTAAATTCTAAAAAGATATCTGATCCAAAAGATCTAAATCTTGAATTGTTAACGTATGCAGGTTTTACTGGATTTATAAATCTTTCTTTAAAAAGAAATGACATTCAAAACCCTGTTGAAGTTAATATCTATGTTGAGGATTTCTTACCTTCAGCAATAGAACAGGCAAATCCATTAGATAATCTCGGTTTGGAAGTAGAATATAGATCAAAACCAATTATTGGAAATATTATCAAAGATGGACCGGCTGATATTGCAGGATTAATGAAAGATGACGAAATTTTATTTATCGATGATAATGAAATTTCTTATGCTGAAGACATTAGATCTTCTATTTCCAAAATTCCAGATAGTTTTGTTAGCATTACCTTGCTCCGAGAAAATCAAAAAATGGTTATTCCTTTGCAAACAGGACTTGTAGAGGCAAATGATGGCACAAAAATTGGCATTCTTGGGATTTCTTTTGGTACTCAGAGAACTTTGATAAGTGCGATTTCAAAAGGTATATATGAAACATATAACTTAAGTATTAAAACTCTTCAGTTTATCGGAAAAATGTTAACTGGAAATATGGGTGCCGAAAACTTAAGTGGTCCTATCGGCATAGCACAAATGGCTGGAAATACTGCACAGGCAGGATTTATACCATTTATGTATTTAATGGCGCTCTTAAGTATAAGTTTGGGTGTTTTAAATTTATTGCCAATACCTGTTTTAGATGGTGGACAACTAACAATGCTTGGAATAGAGGCCATAAGAGGTAAACCTTTGCCTGAAAAAGCAGAAAGCATTATTTATACTACTGGTGGCTTTCTAGTAGTACTTTTAATGATATTTGCAATTTTTAACGATGTTGCAAGATTTCTATAG
- the bamA gene encoding outer membrane protein assembly factor BamA: protein MKHLRIYIISLLISFNLFSFDEFFVSDIRIIGLQRVSTGSIFNVIPISVGDKIDLRKSSDIVKSLFSTEQFNDIQIGKDGNTLIIIVSERPSITSIEISGNQALKTEQLLESLDGVGIKEGEVYKRSTLERVKSELVRSYSSNGRYGASVEIEEIPQPRNRLEISIEVDEGKSAKIEKIDIIGNELFSTEDLLKGFELSEGSFFSFLSNNNQYSREKLKGDIETLESFYLDRGYLKFSIESSQISLSRDKKSIYIIFGVSEGTQYKIDDVKVIGDIPFEKEIYENIINSQKGQIYSQAQITAIEEFLINTLGNQGYAFAEVTGSPNIDDETQNVELIFSIEPGKKTYTRKILFAGNYITQDYVLRREMRQFEGAWTSDNLIESGKIRLERLGYFKEVNVETIPVPGTDDQIDVTYTVEEESTGSVGGNIGYSDFGLQLGFNLSENNWLGTGNTVGIGITKTIYSEMYNLSFLDPYATKDGVSLGYNIYFRETDYGEFNIANYLTNSMGVGAQFGYPISDIERLGLNITLDKTDIDIGSMPAREIWDFVNAEGNVYESISAQVSWQRVTLNRGTFPTDGSLTSFSISSTLPFSDLNYYRANIIQKFYQPLNFGNLVFGFNGEIGYLDSYGDTKETPFFQNFYAGGPRSLRGFESNTLGPRSTDAPCYEFNYSEGTCPNLIDTDGDSILDTPYYNPYANTYSRYRDAPIGGNIKVEGSLQLIFRLPFIEDQRSMRSAFFFDFGNVFSDNCKEYQINCSKPSLEELRYSYGVGITWITGFGPMSFAIAQPENAGPRERTEEFQFTVGNVF from the coding sequence TTGAAACATCTTAGAATTTATATTATTTCTTTATTAATTTCATTTAACCTTTTTTCATTTGATGAATTTTTTGTAAGTGATATCAGAATTATTGGGCTTCAAAGAGTATCAACTGGTAGTATTTTTAATGTAATACCAATAAGTGTAGGCGATAAAATAGATTTGAGAAAATCATCAGATATAGTTAAATCTCTCTTTTCAACAGAACAGTTTAATGATATTCAGATTGGAAAAGATGGAAATACATTAATTATTATTGTCTCTGAAAGACCATCTATTACCTCAATTGAAATTTCTGGGAATCAAGCCTTAAAAACTGAGCAGCTTCTTGAAAGCCTTGATGGAGTTGGTATTAAAGAAGGAGAAGTCTACAAAAGGTCAACTTTAGAAAGAGTAAAATCAGAGTTAGTAAGATCATATTCTTCAAATGGAAGATATGGAGCTAGCGTTGAAATAGAAGAAATACCTCAACCAAGAAATAGACTCGAAATTAGTATTGAAGTTGATGAAGGTAAAAGTGCAAAGATTGAGAAAATTGATATTATTGGAAATGAACTCTTTTCTACTGAAGATCTATTGAAAGGTTTTGAATTATCTGAGGGTTCTTTCTTTTCTTTTCTATCTAATAATAATCAATATTCTAGAGAAAAACTTAAAGGTGACATAGAAACTCTTGAATCATTTTACTTAGATAGAGGGTATCTAAAGTTTTCAATTGAATCTTCTCAAATCAGTCTCTCAAGAGATAAAAAATCTATTTACATTATTTTTGGTGTTTCTGAGGGTACACAATATAAAATAGACGATGTTAAAGTAATTGGTGATATACCATTTGAAAAAGAGATTTATGAAAATATTATAAATTCTCAAAAAGGACAGATTTATTCCCAAGCACAAATAACAGCAATTGAAGAATTTTTAATTAATACGCTCGGAAATCAAGGATATGCATTTGCTGAAGTAACAGGTTCACCAAATATTGATGATGAAACCCAAAATGTAGAACTAATATTTTCAATTGAACCAGGAAAAAAAACTTATACAAGAAAGATATTGTTTGCGGGTAATTACATAACTCAGGATTATGTATTAAGAAGAGAAATGAGGCAATTTGAAGGGGCCTGGACCTCGGATAATCTTATTGAATCTGGAAAAATAAGGCTAGAAAGACTTGGCTATTTTAAAGAAGTAAATGTAGAAACTATCCCCGTTCCAGGCACAGATGATCAGATAGATGTAACTTACACAGTTGAAGAAGAGTCCACAGGTTCTGTTGGTGGAAATATTGGATATAGTGATTTTGGTTTGCAATTAGGCTTTAATCTATCTGAAAATAATTGGCTTGGAACAGGCAATACAGTGGGTATTGGAATTACAAAGACTATATATAGTGAAATGTATAATCTTTCTTTCTTAGATCCATATGCAACAAAAGATGGCGTTAGTCTTGGATATAACATTTATTTTCGAGAAACGGATTATGGTGAGTTCAATATAGCTAATTATTTAACAAATTCTATGGGAGTTGGGGCGCAATTTGGATATCCCATCTCAGATATAGAAAGATTGGGTTTAAATATAACGTTAGATAAAACTGATATAGATATTGGTTCTATGCCTGCAAGAGAGATTTGGGATTTTGTTAATGCTGAAGGAAATGTTTACGAATCTATCAGTGCACAAGTTTCTTGGCAGAGAGTAACCCTTAACAGAGGAACTTTTCCAACAGACGGTTCTTTAACATCATTTAGTATTTCATCCACTCTTCCCTTTAGTGATTTAAATTATTACAGAGCAAATATTATTCAAAAGTTCTATCAACCATTAAATTTTGGAAATTTAGTTTTTGGATTTAATGGTGAAATTGGTTATTTGGACAGTTATGGAGATACAAAAGAAACTCCTTTCTTCCAAAATTTTTATGCTGGCGGACCAAGATCCCTTAGGGGTTTCGAATCTAATACATTGGGACCAAGAAGTACAGATGCTCCATGTTATGAATTTAATTACTCTGAAGGTACATGCCCTAATTTAATAGATACCGATGGCGATTCAATTTTAGATACACCTTATTATAATCCTTATGCAAACACATACAGTAGATATAGAGACGCACCAATAGGAGGAAATATTAAAGTAGAAGGAAGCTTACAATTAATTTTTAGACTCCCATTTATCGAAGATCAGCGCTCAATGAGGTCTGCTTTTTTCTTTGATTTCGGCAATGTTTTTTCAGATAATTGTAAAGAGTACCAAATAAATTGCTCCAAACCATCGCTAGAAGAATTACGATATTCATATGGTGTTGGAATTACATGGATCACAGGATTTGGTCCCATGAGTTTTGCAATTGCTCAACCTGAAAACGCAGGACCTCGAGAGAGAACTGAAGAATTTCAATTTACCGTAGGCAATGTATTCTAA
- a CDS encoding OmpH family outer membrane protein, which produces MKNFNKITVLAIFLFSFPVFAIDGVAVIDMRTAILSTQVAQEAFKAMAEDEDYATNLEQAKSLEASRQSTAEKLQKEAETLSQDEIIDLQKEFQEQGKDLEFIAGKLQQAQQDTVNKVLAENAQTMQKIVGELIQAKQIQVLLAQSESIIFSDPALNITDDVTSMLDIALSDTSTQSE; this is translated from the coding sequence ATGAAAAATTTTAATAAAATTACAGTATTAGCTATATTTTTATTTTCATTTCCTGTCTTTGCAATTGATGGCGTAGCAGTAATTGATATGCGTACAGCTATTCTTTCAACACAAGTTGCTCAAGAAGCATTTAAAGCTATGGCTGAAGATGAGGACTATGCAACAAATCTTGAACAAGCTAAATCTCTTGAAGCTAGCAGACAATCTACTGCAGAAAAACTTCAGAAAGAAGCGGAAACTTTATCTCAAGACGAAATTATTGACTTGCAAAAAGAATTTCAAGAACAAGGCAAAGATTTAGAATTTATTGCTGGCAAACTCCAACAAGCTCAACAAGATACTGTTAATAAGGTTTTAGCAGAGAATGCTCAAACAATGCAAAAGATTGTAGGTGAGTTAATACAAGCAAAACAAATTCAGGTACTGCTTGCTCAGTCTGAGTCAATAATATTTAGTGATCCAGCGTTAAACATTACTGACGATGTGACTTCAATGCTAGATATTGCTTTATCTGATACAAGTACTCAATCTGAGTAG